The proteins below are encoded in one region of Campylobacter helveticus:
- a CDS encoding OPT family oligopeptide transporter yields MQASKNLRELTFRGLVLGSILTLIFTASNVYLGLKVGLTFSSSIPAVVISMAVLSFFKNSSILENNMVQTEASAAGTLSAVIFVIPGLFMCGYWSEFPLWQTFMICLCGGVLGVLFTIPLRRVMVVESKLAYPEGRAAAEILKVANKDQSDKKGKEGVKEIAFGALIASVMSLFSSGFKVLAGESSLAFIWNKMAFGFSMGYSLALLGAGYLVGLVGAVALFVGMFLAWGVFTPYLSSFEFTSTSEAVDLAGSVWKDKVRLIGTGTIAIAALWTLFELLKPVIEGMKDLVKHAKLAPETSKQDLSIKSIMILFIITLIGLFATFYSFVSEANLSLSYLLLFSVGGTILAVLIGFFVAAACGYMAGLVGSSSSPISGIGLIAIIISSLMILLVGAEIFKDELFSKFAIALAIFITSVILATAAISNDNLQDLKTGHLVGATPWKQQVSLLIGCIFGSLAITPVLNLLYQAYGFVGAMPRENMDASAALAAPQANLMNTIAQGIFHQNIEWKYIIFGVCVGIVIIITDKLLKRSGKMLPPLAVGIGIYLPPAVNIPLVIGGVLKYLVMKKLAKKYANNSHKDEKLAKSEQRGTLFASGLIVGESLCGVIIAGITAFSLSRGGSESPLELGLSVHNNELLALIFFISVVLFFTKRILRKD; encoded by the coding sequence ATGCAAGCTTCAAAAAATTTACGCGAACTTACCTTTCGTGGTTTAGTTTTGGGAAGTATCCTTACCCTTATCTTTACCGCTTCAAATGTTTATCTTGGGCTTAAAGTGGGGCTTACCTTTTCTTCCTCTATCCCTGCGGTTGTCATTTCTATGGCGGTTTTAAGCTTTTTTAAAAATTCAAGCATTTTAGAGAATAATATGGTGCAAACTGAAGCTTCCGCAGCGGGGACGCTCTCGGCTGTGATTTTTGTGATACCGGGACTTTTTATGTGTGGGTATTGGAGTGAGTTTCCTTTATGGCAGACTTTTATGATTTGTCTTTGTGGGGGAGTGCTTGGGGTGCTTTTTACCATACCTTTAAGGCGTGTTATGGTAGTGGAGAGTAAATTAGCCTATCCTGAGGGAAGAGCCGCCGCAGAAATTTTAAAAGTGGCAAACAAAGACCAAAGCGATAAAAAGGGCAAAGAGGGGGTCAAAGAAATCGCCTTTGGTGCGCTTATTGCTAGTGTGATGAGCCTTTTTAGCAGTGGCTTTAAGGTTTTAGCTGGAGAAAGCTCCTTAGCCTTTATTTGGAATAAAATGGCTTTTGGCTTTTCTATGGGCTATTCTCTAGCACTTTTAGGAGCTGGGTATCTTGTAGGGCTTGTGGGAGCGGTGGCGCTTTTTGTAGGAATGTTTTTAGCGTGGGGAGTTTTTACGCCTTATCTTTCTAGCTTTGAATTTACAAGCACAAGCGAGGCGGTGGATTTAGCAGGTAGTGTGTGGAAAGATAAAGTAAGGCTCATTGGCACAGGCACGATAGCCATAGCGGCACTTTGGACGCTTTTTGAGCTTTTAAAGCCTGTGATTGAGGGAATGAAAGATTTAGTCAAACACGCTAAACTTGCCCCAGAGACGAGCAAACAAGACCTTTCTATCAAAAGCATTATGATTTTATTTATCATCACACTTATAGGACTTTTTGCGACTTTTTATAGTTTTGTGAGCGAAGCAAATTTAAGCCTTTCTTACCTCTTGCTTTTTAGCGTGGGTGGGACGATATTAGCGGTTTTAATCGGCTTTTTTGTCGCGGCGGCTTGTGGCTATATGGCAGGACTTGTAGGTTCATCGTCAAGCCCGATTTCAGGGATAGGCTTAATCGCCATTATCATCTCTTCTTTGATGATTTTACTTGTGGGAGCGGAGATTTTTAAAGATGAGTTGTTTTCTAAATTCGCCATCGCTTTAGCCATTTTTATCACGAGTGTGATTTTAGCCACGGCTGCCATTTCAAATGATAATTTGCAGGATTTAAAAACAGGGCATTTAGTTGGGGCGACTCCTTGGAAACAGCAGGTTTCTTTGCTTATAGGTTGTATTTTTGGGAGTTTGGCGATTACGCCTGTTTTAAATTTGCTTTATCAAGCTTATGGTTTTGTGGGGGCTATGCCTCGCGAAAATATGGACGCTAGCGCTGCTTTAGCCGCCCCACAGGCAAATCTTATGAACACCATCGCACAGGGCATTTTTCACCAAAATATAGAGTGGAAATACATTATCTTTGGCGTTTGTGTAGGCATTGTCATCATCATCACCGATAAGCTTTTAAAAAGAAGCGGTAAAATGCTCCCACCTTTAGCCGTTGGGATAGGAATTTACCTCCCACCAGCTGTTAATATCCCTTTAGTTATAGGCGGAGTTTTAAAATATCTTGTGATGAAAAAACTTGCCAAAAAATACGCCAACAACTCGCACAAGGACGAAAAACTTGCCAAAAGTGAGCAAAGAGGCACACTTTTTGCCTCTGGGCTTATCGTTGGGGAAAGTCTTTGTGGGGTTATCATCGCTGGGATTACGGCATTTTCTTTAAGTCGTGGCGGAAGTGAAAGTCCGCTTGAGCTTGGACTTAGCGTGCATAATAATGAGCTTTTAGCCCTTATATTTTTCATCAGTGTGGTGCTATTTTTTACTAAACGCATTTTGAGAAAAGATTAA
- a CDS encoding undecaprenyl-diphosphate phosphatase: MENLYALILGIIEGLTEFLPVSSTGHMILGTTILGIEMNEFWRSFLIIIQLGSILAVLFVFWRKLLQSFTLWLKLGVAFFPTGLIGLFVAKHLELLFNGYVVVFMLILGGVVFIVIELWHREKNYAINSLEEVSFKQAFCIGVVQSLAMIPGTSRSGASIIGGLLLGLNRKVAAEFSFLLAVPTMIIATAYSIYKEPSLLTNASSFTPLAIGFVVAFVVAVFVIKFFLKFIAKFDFIPFGIYRIFLGLLFFYLYSSGILDSGSEFEL, from the coding sequence TTGGAAAATTTATATGCTTTGATACTTGGCATTATCGAGGGTTTGACGGAATTTTTGCCCGTTTCTAGCACGGGACATATGATTTTGGGAACGACCATTTTAGGCATAGAAATGAACGAATTTTGGCGCTCTTTTCTTATCATCATTCAGCTTGGTTCTATTTTGGCGGTGCTTTTTGTCTTTTGGCGTAAGCTTTTGCAAAGTTTTACTTTATGGCTTAAGCTTGGCGTTGCCTTTTTTCCAACGGGCTTAATCGGGCTTTTTGTAGCAAAGCATTTAGAGCTTTTATTTAATGGCTATGTTGTGGTTTTTATGCTGATTTTAGGGGGCGTGGTTTTTATCGTTATCGAGCTTTGGCATAGGGAGAAAAATTATGCCATAAATTCGCTTGAAGAAGTGAGCTTTAAGCAGGCTTTTTGTATAGGCGTAGTGCAGTCTTTAGCGATGATTCCGGGAACTTCAAGAAGTGGGGCGAGTATCATCGGCGGGCTTTTGCTAGGACTTAACCGCAAAGTCGCGGCGGAATTTAGCTTTTTACTTGCTGTGCCAACTATGATAATCGCCACCGCTTATAGCATTTATAAAGAACCTAGCCTTTTGACTAACGCCTCTTCTTTTACCCCCCTTGCTATAGGCTTTGTGGTGGCTTTTGTGGTGGCTGTTTTTGTGATAAAATTTTTCTTAAAATTCATCGCTAAATTTGATTTTATCCCTTTTGGGATTTACCGCATTTTTTTGGGGCTTTTGTTTTTCTATCTTTATTCGAGTGGAATTTTAGATTCTGGGAGCGAGTTTGAACTTTAA
- the thrS gene encoding threonine--tRNA ligase, which yields MEKELIAYKNNGLIIDTQSVENQDFEKVYFDNSKESLEVIRHSCAHLMAQAIKALYPEAKFFVGPVIEDGFYYDFRVETKLGEEDLAKIEKKMKEFAEAKLTIQKYTLSKKEALEKFKDDDLKQEVLAKIPSDEVSIYKQGEFEDLCRGPHAPNTKFLRFFKLTRIAGAYLGGDEKREMLTRIYGTAFADKESLKEYLHIIEEAKKRDHRKLGNELKLFTFDEQIGGGLPIWLSNGARLRSKLEHLLYKIHRLRGYEPVRGPELLRAEAWKISGHYANYKENMYFTQIDEQEYGIKPMNCVGHIKIYQSEIRSYRDLPLKFFEYGVVHRHEKSGVLHGLFRVREFTQDDAHIFCMPSQIKEQVLEILAFVDNLMKLFDFSYEMEISTKPEKAIGDDSIWEMATRALKEALDEQGLKYGIDEGGGAFYGPKIDIKITDALKRKWQCGTIQVDFNLPERFELEYTTSKNTKERPVMLHRAILGSFERFIGILTEHCAGEFPFFIAPTQVGIVIINETHLAYAKGIQKALLELGVDSEIYDKNESLSKKIRNAEKQKLPMILVLGDEELSNRAVALRDRRAKEQKNLSLDEFINLIKEKMNEVAF from the coding sequence ATGGAAAAAGAGCTAATAGCGTATAAAAATAATGGACTGATAATAGACACGCAAAGTGTGGAAAATCAGGATTTTGAAAAAGTTTATTTTGATAATTCTAAAGAAAGCTTAGAAGTCATCCGCCACTCTTGTGCGCATTTAATGGCACAAGCGATTAAGGCACTTTACCCTGAGGCGAAATTTTTCGTGGGTCCTGTGATAGAAGATGGCTTTTATTATGATTTTCGCGTGGAAACGAAGCTTGGTGAGGAAGATTTAGCCAAGATTGAGAAAAAAATGAAAGAATTTGCCGAGGCAAAGCTTACAATTCAAAAATACACTTTAAGCAAAAAAGAAGCTTTAGAAAAATTTAAAGATGATGATTTAAAACAAGAGGTTTTGGCAAAAATCCCAAGCGATGAGGTTAGCATTTACAAGCAAGGGGAATTTGAGGATTTGTGTCGCGGTCCTCACGCTCCAAATACGAAATTTCTACGCTTTTTTAAACTCACACGCATAGCAGGTGCTTATCTTGGTGGTGATGAAAAAAGAGAAATGCTAACACGCATTTACGGCACAGCTTTCGCAGATAAAGAAAGTTTGAAAGAATATTTGCACATCATCGAAGAGGCAAAAAAAAGAGACCACAGAAAGCTTGGAAATGAGCTTAAGCTTTTCACTTTTGACGAGCAAATCGGCGGAGGTTTGCCGATATGGCTGAGTAATGGAGCAAGGCTTCGCTCAAAATTGGAGCATTTGCTTTATAAAATTCATCGTTTGCGTGGTTATGAGCCTGTGAGGGGTCCTGAGCTTTTAAGAGCGGAGGCGTGGAAGATTAGCGGACATTACGCAAACTATAAAGAAAATATGTATTTTACGCAGATTGACGAGCAAGAATATGGCATAAAGCCGATGAACTGCGTCGGGCATATTAAAATTTATCAAAGCGAAATAAGAAGTTACCGCGATTTACCTTTGAAATTTTTTGAGTATGGAGTGGTGCATAGACACGAAAAAAGCGGCGTTTTGCATGGACTTTTTAGGGTAAGAGAATTTACGCAAGATGACGCACATATCTTTTGTATGCCAAGCCAGATTAAAGAGCAGGTGCTTGAAATTCTAGCCTTTGTGGATAATTTAATGAAGCTTTTTGACTTTAGCTATGAGATGGAAATTTCAACCAAGCCCGAAAAAGCCATAGGTGATGACAGCATTTGGGAAATGGCAACAAGAGCTTTAAAAGAGGCTTTAGACGAGCAGGGCTTAAAATATGGCATTGATGAGGGGGGTGGGGCTTTTTATGGTCCAAAGATTGACATTAAAATCACAGACGCCCTAAAGCGTAAATGGCAGTGCGGGACGATACAGGTGGATTTTAATTTGCCTGAGCGTTTTGAGCTAGAATATACTACAAGCAAGAACACTAAAGAACGCCCTGTGATGTTGCACCGTGCCATTTTAGGTTCATTTGAGCGTTTTATAGGAATTTTAACCGAGCATTGTGCGGGGGAATTTCCTTTTTTCATCGCACCGACTCAAGTGGGTATAGTGATTATTAATGAGACACATTTAGCTTATGCAAAGGGCATACAAAAAGCACTTTTAGAACTTGGTGTGGATAGTGAAATTTATGACAAAAACGAAAGCCTAAGTAAGAAAATCCGCAACGCTGAAAAGCAAAAGTTACCGATGATTTTGGTTTTAGGCGATGAGGAATTATCAAATAGGGCTGTGGCTTTAAGAGACAGAAGAGCTAAAGAGCAGAAAAATCTTAGCTTAGATGAATTTATCAATTTAATTAAGGAGAAAATGAATGAGGTTGCGTTTTGA
- the infC gene encoding translation initiation factor IF-3 — protein MSKEKEVLLNEEIRADELRCIGDDGKVYGIIDSDEALGIANRLGLDLVLIAPDAKPPVAKIMDYGKFRYQQEKKQKEAKKKQKVIDVKEIKLSVKIAQNDINYKVKHALEFLEQGKHVKFRVFLKGREMSNPEIAVALLEKIWQSIEDKANRDKEPNFEGRYVNMLVMPRKG, from the coding sequence TTGAGTAAAGAAAAAGAGGTGTTGCTCAACGAAGAAATAAGAGCGGACGAGCTTCGTTGTATAGGCGATGATGGTAAGGTTTATGGGATTATTGATAGTGATGAGGCTTTGGGTATTGCGAATCGCTTGGGACTTGATTTAGTTTTAATAGCCCCTGATGCCAAGCCCCCTGTGGCGAAGATTATGGACTATGGTAAATTCCGTTACCAGCAAGAAAAAAAGCAAAAAGAGGCGAAGAAAAAGCAAAAAGTTATTGATGTAAAGGAAATTAAGCTTTCCGTTAAAATCGCGCAAAATGATATAAACTATAAGGTCAAACACGCCTTAGAATTTTTAGAACAAGGCAAGCATGTCAAATTTCGTGTCTTTTTAAAAGGGCGTGAAATGTCAAATCCCGAAATTGCCGTAGCTTTGCTTGAAAAAATTTGGCAAAGCATTGAGGATAAGGCTAATCGTGATAAAGAGCCAAATTTTGAAGGGCGTTATGTCAATATGCTTGTGATGCCGAGAAAGGGTTAA
- a CDS encoding DUF1796 family putative cysteine peptidase, which produces MQNQIHKFYSFDFPKIKTDFILSVGSMCRVAHHLRRNRLRELACPLDWMINDKLEVVYDLFQSDFKDFFRSCSITKQDPFEVKDNHNDMLAIHYFFPNQDLEIQAKRVNGQAIRRWNTIKNIILSSKNVVFVRSGDFDLKTASKFLQKVAKLFNKNGGGGYYLINVSHNEKLQEDEMIMQTFDLGENLTLIHYSVFEKEDDFRGNISFWNQMLKQSIIMKRSKMLKNAYNEIKIRFIRSCKRRKAFFTKKIESDLDATQL; this is translated from the coding sequence ATGCAAAACCAAATTCACAAATTCTATTCTTTTGATTTTCCAAAAATAAAAACCGATTTTATTTTAAGTGTGGGCTCAATGTGTCGAGTGGCACATCATTTGAGAAGAAATCGTTTAAGGGAATTAGCCTGTCCTCTTGATTGGATGATTAATGATAAATTAGAAGTTGTGTATGATTTATTTCAAAGTGATTTCAAGGATTTCTTTCGCTCTTGCTCCATTACCAAGCAAGACCCTTTCGAAGTTAAAGACAATCATAATGATATGCTCGCCATACACTACTTTTTCCCTAATCAAGACTTAGAAATTCAAGCAAAAAGGGTTAATGGGCAAGCTATTCGTAGATGGAATACTATAAAAAACATCATCTTATCTTCCAAAAATGTGGTTTTTGTGCGTAGTGGAGATTTTGATTTAAAAACTGCAAGTAAATTTTTACAAAAAGTTGCGAAGCTGTTCAATAAAAACGGGGGGGGGGGGTATTACCTCATCAATGTTAGCCATAATGAAAAATTGCAAGAGGATGAAATGATAATGCAAACATTTGATTTGGGTGAGAATTTGACACTGATTCATTATAGTGTTTTTGAGAAAGAAGATGATTTTAGAGGAAACATATCTTTTTGGAATCAAATGTTAAAACAAAGCATTATAATGAAACGCAGTAAAATGCTTAAAAATGCCTATAATGAAATCAAAATTCGTTTCATTAGAAGCTGTAAAAGAAGAAAGGCATTTTTTACAAAAAAGATTGAAAGCGATCTTGATGCAACACAACTATAA
- the gltB gene encoding glutamate synthase large subunit produces MHLEKNQNLGLYHPKNEHDACGIAAVANIRGIASYKVICDALEILMNLEHRGGAGAEENSGDGAGILIQIPHDFFKTQDLGFSLPKKGDYAVAQMFLSPNFDAREEAKALFLEGLKEKNLEFLGFRVVPFNPSDLGQSALKAMPYFLQAFVKKPTKVAAGLEFERVLYAVRRHIEKKAVAVPKFYFSSFSSRTIVYKGMLLSTQLSDFYLDFKDVNMKSAIALVHSRFSTNTFPSWERAHPNRYMVHNGEINTINGNVHSIKAREGLMQSDYFENLEELFPIIAKPSSDSAMFDNTLEFLTLNGRSLEEAFMMMVPEPWHRNENMPSAKRAFYEYHSVLMEPWDGPAAIVFTDGVIMGASLDRNGFRPSRYYLTKDDFLILSSETGALKIDEKNIKAKKRLEPGKLLLVDTARGRLIADSEIKEHYANAKPYKKWLENLIKLEKQESKAYKHEFLKQEEILTLQKAFGWSYDELKLSVLAMANSGKEALAAMGVDTPLAVLSQQYQPLFNYFKQLFAQVTNPPLDALREEVVTSTRIYLGREGNLLKPNETNANRVKIQLPIISNEELFKIKNLKNFKVKEFSIAYDFKKKSLEEALEELFIKVEAEIKKGVCVVILSDRSVSEKMAYIPSLLAVSGLHNYLVRKSLRTHASIVLESGEPREIHHFACLLGYGATVINPYLVYESIKDLIEKKELGLSYEKAVQNFIKASSAGIVKIASKMGVSTLQSYNGSALFECLGISSSVVEKYFSSTTSRIEGIDLSDIEKETLKLHAKAFKDTSKALDSLGIHGFRSEKEEHLIDPLAIFHLREACKNKDYESFKKYSTILNQKQIHLRSLMEFDFSEPISIDEVESVESIVKRFRTGAMSYGSISKEAHECLAQAMNQIGAKSNSGEGGEDESRYEKENLSKNSAIKQVASGRFGVDLNYLNHAKEIQIKVAQGAKPGEGGQLMGFKVYPWIAKARHSTPGVTLISPPPHHDIYSIEDLAQLIYDLKNANKDAKISVKLVSENGIGTVAAGVAKAGANLILISGYGGGTGASPRTSIPHAGIPWEMGLAETHQTLILNGLRDRVKLETDGKLMNGRDLAIAALLGAEEFGFATAPLIVMGCTMMRVCHLNTCPFGIATQDVELRKRFNGKVEEVVNFMHFVAQELREYMARLGFKSLDEMIGRVDKLRQKEVSGKANKLNLDNILKALPTYNKTAVHFKEHKDSKLEKTIDYRILLPLCKDAVAKNKPIKLSLEVGNQSRTFATMLSSELLKSYGKEALKEDSIQITAIGNAGNSFGAFLLKGIKLEIIGDSNDYLGKGLSGGKIIAKTSSESSFSPEENIIAGNACLYGATEGEVYLDGIAGERFCVRNSGAKAVVLGTGVHGCEYMTGGCVVVLGDVGANFAAGMSGGVAYILGRHNEANVNKELVDIKELNAKDEKELKMMIQRHIDYTDSKKAKGIMAQFDRKDFFKIMPRDYEKMLKMLELCKNEKEPELAAFRKLRQ; encoded by the coding sequence ATGCACTTAGAAAAAAACCAAAATTTGGGGCTTTACCACCCTAAAAACGAACACGACGCTTGTGGAATTGCTGCTGTGGCGAACATACGCGGTATAGCCTCTTATAAAGTCATTTGCGATGCTTTAGAAATTTTGATGAATTTAGAGCATAGAGGGGGAGCGGGAGCAGAGGAAAATTCAGGCGATGGTGCTGGCATACTCATACAAATCCCTCACGATTTTTTTAAAACGCAAGATTTGGGCTTTAGTTTGCCTAAAAAGGGCGATTATGCTGTGGCACAAATGTTTTTATCTCCAAATTTTGATGCAAGAGAAGAGGCGAAAGCACTTTTTTTAGAAGGGCTTAAAGAGAAAAATTTGGAATTTTTAGGCTTTCGCGTAGTGCCTTTTAATCCAAGCGATTTAGGACAAAGTGCGTTAAAAGCTATGCCTTATTTCTTACAAGCTTTTGTGAAAAAGCCTACAAAAGTGGCAGCGGGACTTGAGTTTGAAAGAGTGCTTTATGCCGTGCGCCGCCACATTGAAAAAAAGGCGGTAGCCGTGCCGAAATTTTATTTTTCAAGCTTTTCTTCACGCACCATAGTTTATAAGGGTATGCTACTTTCTACCCAGCTAAGTGATTTTTACCTAGACTTTAAAGATGTCAATATGAAATCTGCTATAGCCTTAGTGCATTCAAGATTTTCTACTAATACTTTTCCAAGCTGGGAAAGAGCGCATCCCAATCGCTATATGGTGCATAATGGCGAGATTAATACCATTAACGGCAATGTGCATAGCATTAAGGCTAGAGAGGGCTTGATGCAAAGCGATTATTTTGAAAATTTAGAAGAGCTTTTTCCCATCATTGCTAAGCCTAGTAGCGATTCTGCGATGTTTGATAATACTTTGGAATTTCTTACTCTCAATGGTCGCTCTTTGGAGGAAGCCTTTATGATGATGGTGCCTGAGCCTTGGCATAGAAATGAAAATATGCCAAGCGCTAAAAGGGCATTTTATGAGTATCATTCTGTTTTAATGGAGCCTTGGGACGGACCTGCGGCTATCGTTTTTACTGATGGGGTGATTATGGGAGCGAGTTTAGATAGAAACGGCTTTCGTCCGTCAAGATATTATCTTACCAAAGATGATTTTTTAATCCTTTCAAGCGAAACGGGAGCGTTAAAAATCGATGAAAAAAATATCAAGGCTAAAAAGCGTTTAGAGCCGGGCAAACTCTTGCTTGTAGATACTGCTAGGGGGAGGCTCATCGCAGACAGCGAGATAAAAGAGCATTATGCTAATGCCAAGCCTTATAAAAAATGGCTTGAAAATTTGATTAAGCTTGAAAAGCAAGAGAGCAAAGCCTATAAACACGAGTTTTTAAAACAAGAGGAAATTTTGACCCTGCAAAAGGCTTTTGGCTGGAGCTATGATGAGCTAAAACTTAGCGTTTTGGCTATGGCAAATTCAGGTAAAGAAGCTTTGGCGGCTATGGGAGTGGATACGCCTTTAGCAGTTCTTTCACAGCAGTATCAGCCTTTATTTAATTATTTTAAGCAGCTTTTTGCTCAAGTTACCAACCCTCCCCTTGACGCTCTGCGTGAAGAAGTTGTTACTTCAACAAGAATTTATCTAGGACGCGAGGGAAATCTTTTAAAACCAAACGAAACCAACGCTAACAGGGTAAAAATCCAATTGCCTATCATTAGCAACGAAGAGCTTTTTAAAATTAAAAATTTAAAAAATTTCAAAGTAAAGGAATTTTCTATTGCTTATGACTTTAAGAAAAAAAGTCTTGAAGAGGCTTTAGAAGAGCTTTTTATAAAAGTTGAAGCAGAGATTAAAAAAGGCGTTTGTGTGGTGATTTTAAGCGATAGGAGTGTGAGTGAGAAAATGGCTTATATCCCGTCCTTACTTGCCGTTTCAGGGCTACATAATTACCTTGTAAGAAAGAGCTTAAGAACCCATGCTAGTATAGTGCTAGAAAGTGGTGAGCCTAGAGAAATTCATCATTTTGCTTGTCTTTTAGGGTATGGGGCTACGGTGATTAATCCTTACTTAGTTTATGAAAGCATTAAGGACTTGATAGAAAAAAAAGAACTAGGGCTTTCTTATGAAAAAGCTGTGCAAAATTTCATCAAGGCTAGTTCGGCAGGTATAGTTAAAATCGCTTCTAAAATGGGCGTTTCCACTCTACAAAGCTATAATGGCTCCGCTCTTTTTGAGTGCCTTGGCATAAGCTCATCAGTGGTGGAAAAATACTTTAGCTCCACGACCTCACGCATAGAAGGCATAGATTTAAGCGACATAGAAAAAGAAACGCTAAAGCTTCACGCTAAAGCCTTTAAAGATACAAGCAAGGCTTTAGACTCACTTGGAATTCACGGCTTTAGAAGCGAAAAAGAAGAGCATTTAATCGACCCTTTGGCTATTTTTCATCTAAGAGAAGCGTGTAAAAATAAAGACTATGAAAGCTTTAAAAAATACTCCACTATTCTCAATCAAAAGCAAATTCATCTACGCTCCTTAATGGAATTTGATTTTAGTGAGCCGATTAGCATTGATGAGGTTGAAAGCGTAGAAAGCATAGTTAAGCGCTTTCGCACGGGTGCTATGAGCTACGGCTCCATCTCAAAAGAAGCACACGAGTGTTTAGCCCAGGCGATGAATCAAATAGGCGCAAAGTCAAATTCGGGCGAGGGCGGAGAAGATGAAAGCCGCTATGAAAAAGAAAATTTAAGCAAAAATTCCGCTATCAAGCAAGTAGCAAGTGGGCGTTTTGGTGTGGATTTAAACTACCTCAACCACGCAAAAGAAATTCAAATCAAGGTCGCACAAGGTGCAAAACCGGGCGAGGGCGGACAGCTAATGGGCTTTAAGGTCTATCCTTGGATAGCTAAGGCTAGACACTCAACGCCGGGTGTTACCCTCATATCTCCCCCACCGCATCACGATATTTATTCTATCGAGGATTTAGCCCAGCTCATTTATGATTTAAAAAATGCCAACAAAGATGCAAAAATTTCAGTCAAGCTTGTGAGTGAAAATGGCATAGGCACGGTGGCTGCTGGCGTAGCTAAGGCAGGGGCGAACTTAATCCTCATTTCAGGCTATGGCGGCGGCACGGGAGCAAGTCCCCGCACCTCCATACCTCACGCGGGAATTCCTTGGGAAATGGGACTTGCTGAGACACATCAAACCTTAATCCTCAACGGCTTAAGAGACAGGGTAAAACTTGAAACGGATGGGAAGCTAATGAATGGGCGTGATTTAGCCATAGCTGCACTTTTGGGGGCAGAGGAATTTGGCTTTGCCACTGCACCTTTAATCGTAATGGGCTGCACAATGATGCGTGTTTGTCATCTTAATACCTGCCCTTTTGGCATAGCAACGCAAGATGTGGAACTTAGAAAGCGTTTTAATGGTAAGGTTGAAGAAGTGGTCAATTTTATGCATTTTGTCGCACAAGAATTAAGAGAATATATGGCAAGGCTGGGCTTTAAAAGCCTTGATGAGATGATAGGACGCGTGGATAAACTCCGCCAAAAAGAAGTGAGCGGCAAGGCAAATAAACTTAACTTAGATAATATCCTAAAAGCCCTGCCAACCTATAATAAAACCGCCGTGCATTTCAAAGAACATAAAGATAGTAAGCTTGAAAAGACGATTGATTATAGAATTTTACTTCCGCTTTGCAAAGATGCGGTGGCAAAAAACAAGCCTATAAAACTTAGCCTTGAAGTAGGAAATCAAAGCCGCACCTTTGCCACTATGCTCTCAAGTGAGCTTTTAAAAAGCTATGGTAAAGAAGCTTTAAAAGAAGACAGCATACAAATCACAGCAATAGGAAATGCAGGCAATAGCTTCGGGGCATTTTTGCTTAAGGGCATAAAGCTAGAAATCATCGGCGATAGCAATGACTACTTGGGCAAGGGTTTGAGTGGGGGTAAAATCATCGCTAAAACTTCAAGCGAGTCAAGCTTTAGCCCTGAGGAAAACATCATAGCAGGAAATGCCTGTCTTTATGGTGCGACGGAGGGGGAAGTGTATTTAGACGGCATAGCGGGGGAGCGTTTTTGCGTAAGAAATTCTGGCGCTAAAGCTGTGGTTTTAGGCACAGGAGTGCATGGCTGTGAGTATATGACAGGGGGTTGTGTGGTAGTGCTTGGCGATGTGGGGGCAAATTTTGCTGCGGGGATGAGTGGGGGCGTAGCCTATATCCTAGGACGACATAACGAAGCAAATGTTAATAAAGAGCTAGTAGATATCAAAGAGCTTAACGCAAAGGATGAAAAAGAACTTAAAATGATGATACAAAGGCACATTGACTATACGGATTCGAAAAAAGCAAAAGGGATAATGGCTCAGTTTGATAGGAAAGATTTTTTTAAGATTATGCCTCGTGATTATGAAAAAATGCTTAAAATGCTAGAACTTTGTAAAAATGAAAAAGAGCCTGAGTTGGCTGCGTTTAGGAAATTGAGACAATAA
- a CDS encoding DNA cytosine methyltransferase, with product MSALFQSISHPSRCGVAIHPHPNLHRRLSVRECARIQSFPDDFIFYRDNGAAYAQIGNAVPLLLLMNLEKPLIQNLKKA from the coding sequence TTGTCAGCTTTATTTCAATCCATATCCCACCCATCACGATGTGGTGTCGCAATCCACCCTCATCCAAATTTGCATAGAAGATTAAGCGTAAGAGAGTGTGCAAGAATTCAAAGTTTTCCTGATGATTTTATCTTTTACAGAGATAACGGAGCAGCTTACGCTCAAATAGGCAATGCCGTCCCACTGCTATTGCTAATGAATTTAGAAAAACCTTTGATTCAAAACCTAAAAAAAGCTTAA